Genomic segment of Microcebus murinus isolate Inina chromosome 14, M.murinus_Inina_mat1.0, whole genome shotgun sequence:
GACACCATAACAAGTTTTACTGTTTAACCTttgtctatttaattttttaactttgtttctGGGAAGCTGAGAGAGGCTACTGTGTCTGACGAGGCATCTTTTATCTTTAGATAATCCTGTTCATTTGCTAGGAAGAAGCAGTCTTTAATTGTCCCTGGGAGACAGTCCCCAATGGGCCCAAACCCTCTTTCATCCAGTCCTGCACATACAGTGCACTCCATCCCTTCTCCTAGTTGTCTCTCCAAGCCCCTTCCTGCTAGCTCCCTCCTTTCTTACAAATGTTAAACTTCTTTTTCACCTATAATAATAATGGTTAACATTTACTGCGCAAATATTATGTGCTAAGCAGTCAATTAACCCGTTCCACAGTCCCCAGAGATGGATGCCGTtaatttttacagaaaagaaacagaCTTAACAGAGTTTAAGAAACTTTGCTTTGGAGCACCAGCTAGTAGTCAGTGTTCAGGGTCCAGGTTTAGAACAAAGGACTGTCAGATTTCAGCGCCCAGGAACTTAACCTTTCATTCCTCAACGGATTAAATGCCAGTGGTTCACTAACCGCGTGCAGGGCAGGGTGCTGGCCCTGCGGGACACAAAATGGGTAAGAAACGGACCCCACCGGGCTAAACTAGTCAAGGAGACAGATAAACAAATCCTCCTAAAATAATGGGTTGGGTAGCCCGGTAACAATCTGTCCGTGGCACAAAGGTAGCTCCCGGGGAAGGAAGAACTCAGACCGCCAAATCAGAAAGGTGCAGTGGCAGGCACCTGCGACGCCGGAGGGCTGGGGGGACCTAGGCAAGGCAGCTGCGGGGAGAGCACGCGACGAGAGCTCGCCGAGGCAGACCGGTGCCCGCGGCGGCCGCCGGAACGGCCCGGGGCTCCCCGGCGGGCGAGGGGGCGCCGCAGGCGCGGACGGGCTCCCGGAGACGGCGGCCGCGGACCCAACACGGTCACCGTCGGCGACAGGCCTCCGGGGGGCGTCGCCCGGCCACACGCCCCGACGGCTCTGGCCGCAGCCGCCCGGGAAGGGACGGGACCTCCGGGAAGCGTCCGCTCGGACACCGGCCGGGGCGCCAGGCCCGACTTCGGACGCCGCGGACCGGGCCGGGCTCCCGCGGAGGGTCCCGGGCGCAGACGCGCGGCTGCCGGCGCGAGGGGCTGGGCCGCAGCCCTGCGCTGCAAACGAGTAAACGAACACCGGTCTGCGCCGCCGGCCGACGCAGGGCTCGGGTGCAGAGGCGGAGAAGAGCCCTTACCTCATGGCGGGTGGCGTCTGCCGGCCGGCCGGCGGCGCGGGCCCCAGCGCTCTCTCTCCTCAGGCCGGCTCCGCGGCGGGCGGGCGTGCGGCGTGCGGGTGCGTGTGCGCATGCGCACGCTGCAGCCAGGCCCCGCGGGCTGGGacccggccccgccgccgcctTTGTTAAAGGAGTTGACCCCGAGCAGAAAAGGGAAAGTAGAAAGTGAATCTGACCCGCGAGCGCTCGGAGAACGGCTCGGGAAACCGAAACTTAACGCAAGAGCAAGGGAGCGGCGAACGGAGTCCAGGGTCGCTCGAAGTTGAATTTGCAGCGGGGGCTCTGCCCTTGGGTCTCTCGGTTCTCACCTGCCTCGCTGAGTCTTCGGCTGCCtggttacctttttttttttttttcagacagagtctcgctttgttgcacaggctagagtgagtgctgtggcgtcagcctagctcacagcaacctcaaactcctgggctcaagcaatccttctgcctcagcctcccaagtagctgggattacaggcatgtgccaccatgcccgctaattttttttctatatatattacttggccaattaatttctttctatttatagtagagacggggtctcactcttgctcaggctggttttgaactcctgacctcgagcaatccgcccgccttggcctcccagagtgctaggatgacaggcgtgagccaccgcgccgggcctgcCTGGTtaccttttgatttctttttaaataaaaacgaCGGGAGATTGTTCAGCACTATTTAAGTGTCGCCGTGATGCTCTTTCCACCTTTCTACATCCTACCTGGAAACTGATGTCCCTGCTTCCATTCCAGTCTTTTGATTCAACAAGCTATTGTGTTCGGTGTGTATTTTATAAAGGAGAGAAATTGTGGGCTCaaatgtatgtacattttaagtTTTGATGGATATTGCCAAATAGCTTCACAAAGAGGTTTTATACACTCCTACCCACAACTGTCGGAGAATGCTTTTCTTCCACGCCCTTGCCAATGGTGCTTTTTGTAATAAGGTCCCAATAAAGATGGGGGTGGTATTGGGAATCCAAGCAGAAAATGCCAAATACCCCTACATTAAAATTTTTGCCCCTCCgaatttagtcattcattcattcaacagattttACTGAACAACTGTTAAGAGCCAGACCTTGTTCAAATTACTGTCACtatagcaataaagaaaacagacaagGGCCTTAGTGAGTTAATGTATTCAAAACCTCAATATTCTGTCCGTTATACGTCATTTgcattgattttgaaattttaaaaacatattgcaTTAAGGTATTGTCTATCTGGGTCACTGAGCTTCTGGCACCCCTATCCCCTAAATCTTACAGTAGCCCAAGGCCAGTGCCTCACTTCAGGCAATCACTTTTAACAGCTTCTTACAGCCATACTGTCTTATTCAGAAaccactagtcacatgtggctgttGAGTACCTGAATTTTTAATCTAAGTTTAAAAACTGATAATTAAGTtaatagaaaacttaaaagaatatttgGGAAAACTTAGATAAATGAATCTACTTTTTTTAGTtgcaaattttatgaaatataaacacAGATCAAGTATTCCTAATGAAAATTTAGCATTCAGTTTGTGATGTGTTCTGTCCTATCTTCTCAAgaacaatatataaaatcaatatccACTGAAAGGAGCAAAAATGTTAAACAATTGATGCAAATGTATTGGGAGCCCCAAATTTGGGGATTTTCTTGTGGTGCTCTATACTGGTGGTCTCCCAAAAGATGTCCATGTCTGAATCCTCAGAACCTATGAACATGTTATTTGATACTTTAcatagcaaaagggactttgtagatgtTGTTAAAATTAAGGATCTGgggatggggagattatcctggattatccaggtgggcctaGTATAATTGCAAGGGTCCttataaaaaagagataaagagagtcaaagaagagaagatgatgcaaagaaggaagcagagagagatttgaagatgctacaCTGTTGACTTTGGAGACGGATGACCCAGTCATCAGCCAGAGTGCAGGCAGCCtccagaaactggaaaaggcacAAAAAAGGCTGTCCCCTTGAGGAATGCTGCTGTGTTAGTACCTTGACTTTGGCCTAGACATTTCAGACTTCTCACCTCtggaattgtaagataataaatttttcagattttaaatcaattttgtgGCAATTTTTTACAGCCACAATCAGAAACTAATACATCCTCCCCTAAAACATGtataagaatgaaaaatcaatgacattgcttctttattttttccttccaacaATATTATTTGTTGTGCATTGCCTTGTAATCAAATGTCATTCTTCATAATCAAAGATGATGGCTACAGATTGTCTCTCAGATCATTTAGCATTCTTGTCATATTTCTCAATATCAGCAAATGACTTGGTAAATAGTAGTGCTTCAGataaaatggcataaaataagAGAAACTCCTTGCAACAATTTGACACTGAATTAAAACATCTTTATGGTGAAAGCTGACCTTTAATtgattgtgtatttattttactgtctgtctctctcactagATTGTAAACCAAATGAGGTTTGATAAAAATGTCCAGGTGTTCACCCCAGTATTGTTGGTCTTTAGCACTGAAAACTGTTGATAAAATGAATCAATTAAACATTTTAGTGTATATAAGTCTAATGTTTTATTTGCTACAAATCTATTCAACAAGGTTTTTTTCTACAGTATAGCATTCATACAAATGGTTtgtttctctctcacacacacattcgATATCATTATTTCTGAATACAACTGTTTTATCGGATATGAGTAATTGttcaaaaattacattattatagtgaatttatataatttgtttctGAAAACAGCAAGCAGAAAAGATAATTAGTACATGTTAACCTAAAACCAGATGAAATGTGAAAGTAGCTGCTATTTCAGTGCCTGGGGACCTTGTCCTGTGGAGTTGTCAAAGCTATTCTCAGGGCCCGCTCATAGTAGTCTAGGGCTTCATTCATATTTCCTTTCAATTTGTAGGCAAACCCGAGGATGCTTAAGCTTTCCAGGTCTGATGCATTTCTCTGAAGTCTCTTTAAAATCAATTTCTTCAAAGAATCGATACTTTTATCCCTTGCAAATGAGGCCGTTcctatttttattgcttttaaataatGGATAATTGCATTGACTTcagatttcttttgaaattccTGAAATTTGCCATAGTGGAGATGTACCTCTTGCATTGTTTCTTCTACAACAGGTTTCATGCATAACACTTTCTGAAAAGTGGCTTCAGCCTTTCCATATTCACCAGCTTCTATATACATTCTTGCCAGGTCTACATAAGCAATCTCAAATGTGGGCTTTTGTTCCACAgcaaattcaaaatgaaatatggCTGCTCTTATCATTCTGTCTACCTTTTCCCTATTCTGCCATCTAGGCTGCATTTTTGTAGCTtcttttatttggattatttgtgCCCTGTAGCAAAGCCCTATCTGGTGGTGCAGGAAGGCAGAAGTGGGTGTTGCCTGCAAGGCCATTTTTAAGTACTGAAGAGCTTTTTCCACAAAGCCTCTTCTTCGGTAAAACTTGGCTGCATATCGAAAGACATAGGTCTGTGAGGACATGTTATTCAGAGCTTCTTGAATGTACTTTTCTCCTTCATCTTCCTGTCCTTCATCCTGAAGCTTCAGGGCAAGGAGAACCTTAACATATGTATCCTCTGGATTTAGACTGACAGCCTTCCTTAGGGGGTGTAAAGAAAACTCCTCGTGACCTTTTATTGCTGATTTAAAGCCATCCAGGCGATAGGCAGTGATGGCATACCCACTGTTGAACTCAGGGTTTTCGGGGTCCACTTCCAGCGCCTTTTCAAAGCAGGCCTTGGCCCGTTCATAATTCTTTCCTCCACACTTCAGCAGGGCCCATCCTTCCTCACAGTCCATCTCCGGACATTCCATTCTATAGCGGAAGAGATTTGCAAACTTCTTGCAGGTGTCCTCCACCTTGTCCAGGTGAGCCTGGACGTCCGCCAGCCTGCCCATGTGGTAATACACCCAGGCAAAGTTGCCCCAGGTCACCACACTCCTCACGTCTGATTGGCCAGCGCACTCTGTCTGGATTAAGTCTTCAGCTTCTTTCAAGCTCTCCAGGGCTTCGTCATTCTGGCCTTTCAGGTGTTTCACATAGGCCAGTAGGTTGTGTATTCCCACATTGTATTTGCTGTCTAGGAACTCAATCTGGTCCAAGACCCTGTTTTCTAAATCAGGCATTTCAGAGTCCTCAATTTGCAACCCCCAGGTGAAGTGACATCTCAACTGAACCAGGTTATCCTTGACCCGTTGATCATCAGCATTCTGACTGCGAACACAAAAGCAGATTTTCCTTGTTAGGCAAGGAACAGCCAAAAGAAAGAGGCTGGATAAAACACTTTGTATTTTAATGCTTATCCTTGGATTTTAGTGGTGTAACAACAATTTGTGTGTATAGTTCTatgtcattttttcatatgaGTGAACTCATGGAACCAGTGCCTTACTCAAGATACAGAATTACTCTGTCACCATCACATTTCCCTCATGCTAACCCTTTAGCATCATACCTGTCACCTCCTCACCTGCACCCCTAAATATCCTGAGCCCTTGGTAACCACTAATTTGTTCTTCATCTCTGTAATGTTGTCATTTTAAGAATGTCATATAAGTAGAGAATATCATACAAAAGAATAgttcaatgtacaaaaatcagtcaatgtaatataccacattaatagaataatGGGAAAGAAATCACACGACATCTCAattgatgtagaaaaagcatttgacaagattcaacacccttttatgataaaaacacttaacaaactACTTATAGAAGGAAACTATTTCAACCCAATAAAGGCCATAAGTGAAATATCCACAACTAGCATCATAGTCAACCATGAAAAACCAAAAGATTTTCCTTCAAGATCAGGAACAATGAAAGGATACCCActttcaacacttttttttttctttttggagacagagtcttactcagttgcctgggctagagtgctgtgctgaaggcctagctcacagcaacctcaaactcctgggctcaagaaatccttctgcctcagcctcccgagtagctgggactacaggcatgtgccaccatgcacggctaatttttttctatatatattttttattatctttctatttttagtagagatgggatcttgctcttgctcaggctggtctcgaactcctgagctcaaacaatccaccgcctcagcttcccagagtactaggattacaggcgtgagccaccacgcccagcccactttcaacatttctattcaacataatattggaagtcctagacagagcaattagaaaagaataagaaataaaggacatccaaattggtaaagaattaaaattctttgttcacaaatgatataatcttatatgcagaaaatcctaaagatttcACACATAAACTGTTAGAACtagtaaacaaattcagcaaagttgcaagaTAAAAAATCAACATGAGAAAACTAGTTGTGTTTCTGTACACTGATGATGAACATgcgaaaaggaaaattaaagaaacaatcccatttacattAGTATCAAAAAGCATAGGAATATACTCATCCAAGAAGGCTAAAGATTGTACACTGAGAACCACAAAATGTTGCTGTAAGAagttaaagaagacacaaataaattgaaagacatCCCCTGTTCATGGATTAGAGGacataatattgttaagatgtcagttcaatgcaatcccaatcaaaatcacaataggctgggcgtggtggctcacacctgtcatcctagcactctgggaggccgaggcaggcggattgctcaaggtcaggagttcgaaaccagcccgagcaagagcgagaccccgtctctactataaatagaaagaaattaattggccaaataatatatatatatatataaaattagccgggcatggtggcgcatgcctatagtcccagctactcgggaggctgaggcagaaggatttcttgagcccaggagattgaggttgctgtgagctaggctgacgccacggcactcactctagcctgggcaacaagcgagactctgtctcaaaaaaaaaaaaaaaaaatcacaatgaaatttcttcttcttttttttttttttttttcagaaatagaaaaactcaacctcaaattcacatggaatctcaagggatcccaaatagccaaaactatcttgaaaaagaacaaagttggacaTCTCATActtcttgattttaaaacttaacacaaagctacagtaatcaaaacatggtactggaataaagacagacatatacactaatggaatggaatagagagCCCTGAAATAAACCCTTACATATATGATTGTATTAGTCAGCTGATAGCTCATGGCTATGACCAGCACCATAGACTgggcggcttaaacaacagaaatttattttgtaatagttctagaggctagaagtcttGGATCAAGGTGATGGCCAATTTGGTTCCTGgagagggctctcttcctggcttacagatgaccattttctctctgtatccttACGTAAATAGCCTTTCCTTGGtagcataaagaaaaagagagctctgacatctcttcctcttcttttaaggacaccagCTCTATTGGATTAAAGCCCCACCATTATCACTTCACTTAACTTTTATCACCTCCTTTTAGACCCTATCTTCACATGCAGTCATGTTGAGGGTAAAGGGTTCAAGGTATGAGTTTGGTGGGGGGCACataattcaatccataacaatggagaaatgatttttgacaagagtgTCAAGACCATTtgttggggaaaggacagtcttttcaacaaatggtgtgggaaaactgaatatccagaTGCAAAATGATAGAGTTTtacccttatcttacaccatatacaaaaattaactcaaaatagatcaaagacctaaatgtaagacctaaaattataaaactcagaagaaaacttaaggaaaaatcttcatgacattggatttgccCACGATTTCTTGGATGTGATAtcaaaatcacaggcaacaacaataacaatagaGAAGTAGActtcatcaaagttaaaaattttagatCTTCAGAGGACACTATCAAGAGAGTTATAAGATGACTCAcagaatgatagaaaatatttccaaatcatgtatctgataaaggattaatacacagaatatataaagaacctcaatatcttagcaataaaaaaaaaacaataaaactgatttaaaaacaagcaaataaggccgggctggtggctcacgcctgtaatcctagcactctgggaggccgaggcgggcggatcgctcaaggtcaggagttcgaaaccagcctgagcaacagcgagaccccgtctctactataaatagaaagaaattaattggccaaataatatatatagaaaaaattagccgggcatggtggcacatgcctgtagtcccagctactcaggaggctgaggcagtaggattgcttaagcccaggagattgaggttgctgtgagcgaggctgacgccacggcactcactctagcctgggcaacaaagcgagactgtgtctcaaaaaaaaaaaaacaaaaaaaaaacaggcaaatgacttgaataga
This window contains:
- the IFIT1 gene encoding LOW QUALITY PROTEIN: antiviral innate immune response effector IFIT1 (The sequence of the model RefSeq protein was modified relative to this genomic sequence to represent the inferred CDS: inserted 1 base in 1 codon), with the translated sequence MSQNADDQRVKDNLVQLRCHFTWGLQIEDSEMPDLENRVLDQIEFLDSKYNVGIHNLLAYVKHLKGQNDEALESLKEAEDLIQTECAGQSDVRSVVTWGNFAWVYYHMGRLADVQAHLDKVEDTCKKFANLFRYRMECPEMDCEEGWALLKCGGKNYERAKACFEKALEVDPENPEFNSGYAITAYRLDGFKSAIKGHEEFSLHPLRKAVSLNPEDTYVKVLLALKLQDEGQEDEGEKYIQEALNNMSSQTYVFRYAAKFYRRRGFVEKALQYLKMALQATPTSAFLHHQIGLCYRAQIIQIKEATKMQPRWQNREKVDRMIRAAIFHFEFAVEQKPTFEIAYVDLARMYIEAGEYGKAEATFQKVLCMKPVVEETMQEVHLHYGKFQEFQKKSEVNAIIHYLKAIKIGTASFARDKSIDSLKKLILKRLQRNASDLESLSILGFAYKLKGNMNEALDYYERALRIXFDNSTGQGPQALK